From the genome of Ctenopharyngodon idella isolate HZGC_01 chromosome 23, HZGC01, whole genome shotgun sequence, one region includes:
- the ghsrb gene encoding growth hormone secretagogue receptor type 1 has product MTNWTNGSSCPFSITLCAEDIMDSNATAEDIEYPVHLFPVPILTGITVTCSFLFLVGIAGNLLTILVVTKYKDMRTTTNLYLCSMALSDLLIFLCMPLDLYRVWRYRPWNFGDELCKLFQFVSESCTYSTILNITALSVERYFAICFPFRAKVIVTRGRVKGVILLLWTVALCSAGPIFILVGVEHENGTNPWETNECKATEYAIRSGLLTMMVWVSSVFFFLPVLCLTVLYSLIGRRLWRRKENPVGPISSRDKNNKQTVKMLAVVVLAFVLCWLPFHVGRYLFSKSSEANSPFISQISEYCNLVSFVLFYLSAAINPILYNIMSKKYRSAACKLFGVRRAPGRSVQSIVNAESFSVWNEYSWST; this is encoded by the exons ATGACTAATTGGACAAACGGGTCCAGTTGCCCGTTCAGCATCACTTTATGTGCTGAGGACATTATGGACAGTAATGCCACTGCTGAGGATATTGAGTACCCGGTCCATCTCTTCCCAGTCCCTATACTGACTGGCATCACAGTGACGTGCTCTTTCCTATTCCTCGTCGGAATTGCTGGGAACCTGTTGACCATTTTGGTGGTCACTAAATACAAAGACATGCGAACCACCACTAATCTTTACCTTTGCAGCATGGCACTTTCAGACCTGCTCATTTTCCTCTGCATGCCCCTCGACCTGTACCGGGTCTGGCGGTATCGACCGTGGAACTTTGGCGACGAGCTGTGCAAACTCTTTCAGTTTGTGAGTGAAAGCTGCACGTACTCCACCATCCTCAACATCACTGCCCTGAGCGTGGAAAGATACTTCGCTATCTGTTTTCCCTTCAGGGCAAAAGTCATCGTCACGCGGGGTCGGGTAAAAGGGGTGATTTTACTCCTCTGGACTGTGGCTCTGTGCAGCGCGGGACCCATATTCATTCTGGTTGGGGTCGAGCACGAGAACGGCACCAACCCCTGGGAAACAAATGAGTGTAAAGCGACCGAATATGCCATCCGGTCCGGACTGCTTACTATGATGGTTTGGGTCTCCAGTGTGTTTTTCTTCCTCCCGGTCCTCTGTTTGACAGTGTTATACAGCCTCATAGGCAGAAGGCTCTGGAGAAGAAAGGAGAATCCAGTCGGACCCATTTCTAGTCGGGATAAGAACAATAAACAAACGGTCAAAATGCTAG CTGTGGTGGTTCTAGCGTTTGTTCTCTGCTGGCTGCCATTTCACGTTGGTCGTTATCTCTTCTCAAAGTCGTCCGAGGCCAACTCTCCTTTCATCTCCCAAATCAGTGAATACTGCAACCTGGTCTCATTTGTGCTGTTTTACCTCAGCGCTGCGATCAACCCAATCCTCTACAACATCATGTCGAAGAAGTACAGGAGCGCGGCGTGCAAACTGTTCGGAGTGAGGCGCGCTCCCGGACGATCAGTGCAGAGCATCGTGAACGCGGAGAGTTTTTCGGTGTGGAATGAATACAGCTGGAGCACGTGA